One Lactobacillus crispatus DNA segment encodes these proteins:
- a CDS encoding ribonucleotide-diphosphate reductase subunit beta, whose amino-acid sequence MTEKYYKAINWNDMEDRVDKSAWSRLNDIIWEPRNVPVREDKKEFLQLDKPVQDALLHAFGALSFSSGLQMKNGLEQIKVDAITPEEAAVLNALQYLESIANKGYSYVINELTDSNTAKDVINWADDNPYLQKKIRILNKIYQGGDALQKKAANVILETALYHSAFYAPLYLFGQGKMVRTAEIVKLALRGTSFSGIYPGYKFRLGYQKLGKTEQAELKEWIDNLYDVLIDNEKKHIELMYRGTDWIDDVTHYFYYSVNKAYLNLGFSAKYPDTSDSINPIIEKGVIKNAVLEDFFFYTNDHSLTKFKEIK is encoded by the coding sequence ATGACTGAAAAATATTACAAAGCAATTAACTGGAATGACATGGAGGACCGGGTTGACAAATCTGCTTGGTCCCGCCTGAATGATATTATCTGGGAACCCCGTAATGTTCCAGTTAGAGAAGATAAAAAAGAATTTTTACAATTAGACAAGCCGGTGCAAGATGCCTTGCTTCACGCATTCGGAGCACTATCTTTTTCATCTGGACTCCAAATGAAAAATGGGCTAGAGCAAATTAAGGTAGATGCCATCACACCAGAGGAAGCAGCTGTGCTGAATGCCTTGCAATATTTGGAATCTATTGCCAATAAAGGCTACAGCTACGTTATCAACGAGTTGACGGACTCAAATACAGCAAAAGACGTTATTAACTGGGCTGATGACAATCCTTACCTGCAAAAGAAGATTCGGATTTTGAATAAAATCTACCAAGGCGGGGATGCACTACAAAAGAAGGCAGCTAACGTTATCCTAGAGACAGCTCTCTATCATTCTGCCTTCTACGCTCCGCTTTATTTATTCGGACAAGGCAAAATGGTACGAACAGCTGAAATTGTTAAGTTAGCTTTACGTGGCACTTCATTTAGTGGAATTTATCCTGGTTACAAGTTCCGCTTAGGCTACCAAAAATTAGGTAAAACTGAGCAAGCAGAGCTAAAAGAATGGATCGATAACTTGTACGATGTGCTAATTGATAATGAGAAGAAGCACATTGAGTTAATGTACAGGGGCACTGACTGGATCGATGATGTTACGCACTATTTCTACTACAGTGTCAACAAGGCCTACCTCAACCTAGGTTTTTCAGCCAAGTATCCTGACACTTCTGATTCAATCAACCCTATTATTGAAAAAGGGGTCATCAAGAATGCAGTGCTTGAAGACTTCTTCTTCTACACTAACGATCACTCGCTGACTAAGTTTAAAGAAATTAAATAA
- a CDS encoding ABC-F family ATP-binding cassette domain-containing protein: MSLLTVKDLSQSFIDKTLYEDANFVLNKEDHMGVTGQNGVGKSTLIKILTGEILPDDGQVTWQNKIDVGYLDQYAKLAPGVTIRVFLRTAFDHLFQEEKELNDLYAKYAENGDEALLEKAGKVQTYLEENNFYDIDTEIEQVASGLGLADLGYDHDVSKLSGGQRSKIILAKLLLQSPDVLVLDEPTNYLDVSHIDWLVDYLNNFDGAFIVVSHDYDFLGRITNCIIDIDFGTITRYTGTLKQALRQKAANRETYLKAYANQQRKIAKTEAYIRKNKAGTRAKSAKSREKQLARMDVLTPPKNNRKARFEFPYVATASNLLLQTQDLVIGYDHALVKSAFNFSVGGDEKVAITGFNGIGKTTLLKTLLGQLKPIYGSYELSVTAKLAYFKQDLTWPNSNMTPLQYLQEEFERKKPKELRQALARMGLTAQQAMSPLKELSGGEQEKVKLAKMQFEPANLLFLDEPTNHLDNDTKDALRKAIVNFPGGVIIVSHERDFFRGDWVDKTIDIETMN, translated from the coding sequence ATGAGTTTATTAACTGTTAAAGATTTAAGTCAGAGTTTTATTGATAAAACTTTATATGAAGATGCCAACTTTGTGCTTAACAAAGAAGACCATATGGGGGTTACTGGTCAAAATGGTGTTGGTAAGTCAACCTTGATTAAAATTTTAACCGGTGAAATCTTGCCCGATGATGGTCAAGTAACTTGGCAAAATAAAATTGATGTTGGTTATTTGGACCAGTATGCTAAATTGGCACCTGGTGTGACTATCCGTGTTTTTTTGCGGACGGCGTTTGATCATTTATTTCAAGAAGAAAAAGAGTTGAATGATCTGTATGCCAAATATGCCGAAAACGGGGACGAAGCCCTGTTAGAAAAAGCCGGCAAGGTACAGACTTATTTAGAAGAAAATAATTTTTATGATATTGATACTGAAATTGAACAGGTTGCGTCAGGGTTGGGCTTAGCCGATCTGGGCTATGACCATGATGTTTCAAAGTTATCTGGTGGTCAGCGCTCAAAAATTATTTTGGCTAAATTACTTTTGCAAAGTCCAGATGTCTTGGTACTAGATGAACCGACTAACTATCTGGATGTCTCTCACATTGATTGGTTAGTTGATTATTTGAATAATTTTGATGGTGCGTTTATCGTGGTCAGCCATGACTATGACTTTTTAGGCCGAATCACTAACTGCATTATCGATATCGATTTTGGCACAATTACCCGTTATACAGGAACGTTGAAGCAAGCCTTGCGGCAAAAAGCAGCCAACCGTGAGACCTACTTGAAGGCTTATGCTAACCAGCAACGCAAGATTGCTAAGACTGAGGCCTATATTCGCAAGAACAAGGCGGGTACACGTGCTAAGAGTGCTAAGTCACGGGAAAAGCAGCTGGCGCGGATGGATGTTTTGACACCGCCAAAAAACAACCGCAAGGCACGCTTTGAATTTCCATATGTTGCGACTGCTTCTAATTTGTTGCTACAGACGCAAGATTTGGTCATCGGTTACGACCATGCTTTGGTCAAGTCAGCCTTCAATTTCTCTGTTGGTGGGGATGAAAAAGTGGCGATTACTGGTTTTAACGGAATTGGTAAGACTACCTTGCTTAAGACATTGTTAGGGCAATTAAAGCCAATTTATGGTTCATATGAGTTATCTGTTACTGCAAAGTTGGCTTACTTCAAGCAAGATCTAACCTGGCCTAATAGCAACATGACTCCACTCCAATATTTACAAGAAGAATTTGAACGCAAAAAGCCAAAGGAATTGCGACAAGCGCTGGCACGCATGGGCTTAACTGCACAACAAGCAATGAGTCCGCTAAAGGAACTTTCTGGTGGGGAACAGGAAAAAGTAAAATTAGCTAAGATGCAGTTTGAACCAGCTAATTTGCTTTTCCTTGATGAACCTACTAATCACTTGGATAACGATACCAAGGATGCTTTGAGAAAAGCGATTGTTAACTTCCCAGGCGGAGTCATTATTGTTAGTCACGAACGTGACTTTTTCCGCGGTGATTGGGTCGACAAGACCATCGATATTGAAACTATGAACTGA
- a CDS encoding C39 family peptidase produces MKKQKFDLKYLFLLIPITLILIIGLIYLFNKNKIYNEINWMTMKEEQRLNVPLENQLPDLPNGCEVTSLSMLLNYYDIKVNKYDLADNIAHVDSFTDNGKYRGNPNQGFVGHMSVANAGWCVYHGPLFDVARKYTNHIEDASGSNFLAILKLISDGHPVLIITTTTFNHVNNMQTWETNTGKVNVTPSSHACVITGYNKQKKLVYVNNPYGIKNQPVNWHNLELSYDQQGRQALYIK; encoded by the coding sequence ATGAAAAAGCAAAAATTTGATCTTAAGTATTTATTTTTACTCATTCCCATTACGTTAATTCTCATTATAGGATTGATTTACCTTTTTAACAAAAATAAAATCTATAATGAAATTAATTGGATGACAATGAAGGAAGAACAGCGGCTCAATGTCCCGCTAGAAAATCAACTGCCCGATCTACCCAACGGCTGCGAGGTTACTAGCCTATCAATGTTACTGAATTATTATGACATTAAGGTTAACAAATATGATCTCGCCGATAATATTGCTCATGTTGATTCTTTCACCGACAACGGTAAATATCGCGGCAACCCCAATCAGGGCTTTGTCGGCCATATGTCTGTCGCTAATGCTGGCTGGTGCGTTTATCACGGGCCTTTATTTGATGTTGCACGTAAATATACCAACCACATAGAAGATGCCTCTGGCAGCAATTTTTTAGCGATTCTCAAGTTAATCTCCGATGGGCATCCCGTGCTGATCATTACCACAACCACTTTTAATCATGTTAACAATATGCAAACATGGGAAACCAATACTGGTAAAGTCAACGTTACACCGTCATCACATGCCTGCGTGATCACGGGATACAACAAGCAAAAGAAGCTCGTCTATGTTAATAATCCTTACGGTATTAAAAACCAACCGGTTAATTGGCATAACTTAGAATTGAGTTATGACCAGCAAGGACGACAGGCACTTTACATCAAATAA
- a CDS encoding threonine/serine exporter family protein, whose protein sequence is MPLWLEIIINVIFSYVASVGFALTINIPHRDLHLSGVSGTVGWMAYWTCFNLGFGRMISNLIGAFLIGILGLCFARIKKSPVTVFNIPALVPLVPGVPAYQAVRALVVGDYSQGENLLLRVAIVTGAIALGFMLSTMCTEVFYKFKYRHFKSARLYIKHKK, encoded by the coding sequence ATGCCACTTTGGTTAGAAATTATTATTAATGTCATTTTTTCTTATGTAGCTTCGGTGGGTTTTGCATTAACTATTAATATACCTCATCGCGATCTTCACCTGTCAGGAGTCAGTGGCACAGTGGGCTGGATGGCATATTGGACTTGCTTTAATTTGGGATTTGGGCGAATGATTTCAAATTTAATTGGCGCCTTTTTGATAGGTATTTTGGGCTTGTGTTTTGCACGCATTAAAAAAAGTCCAGTGACGGTCTTTAATATTCCTGCCTTAGTACCGTTAGTCCCGGGCGTGCCTGCTTATCAAGCAGTACGTGCTTTAGTTGTGGGGGATTATAGTCAAGGAGAGAATTTGCTTCTACGAGTAGCAATTGTTACTGGTGCTATTGCTTTAGGTTTCATGTTATCGACTATGTGTACTGAAGTTTTTTATAAATTTAAATATCGTCATTTTAAAAGTGCTAGACTGTACATCAAACATAAAAAATAG
- a CDS encoding threonine/serine exporter family protein: MSEKRDVQFYQEVMDICLTAGRLMIEGGSEMYRVEDTMLRIARNAGIDDPRVFATPTCVFMSLDGGKLSQMKQIRDRNINLELVDRVNDLSRQFAVEKITLSKLKEKIALVSQAPTFPMWLQVLGAAVLSATLMVLFMDNYDWVDFPGAALVGAVGFWSYYEFKKYTKIRFLSELIAAMVMGILAVLLNHFNPQMITDNILIGALMTLVPGLAITNALRDLFMGDLLSGIMRMCEAVLTALALGGGVALVLKFIGV, encoded by the coding sequence ATGTCTGAGAAGCGGGATGTCCAATTTTATCAAGAAGTAATGGATATTTGTTTAACTGCGGGCCGACTAATGATCGAAGGCGGGAGCGAAATGTATCGGGTAGAAGATACAATGCTCAGAATTGCTCGCAATGCCGGAATTGATGATCCGCGTGTTTTTGCGACGCCAACCTGTGTTTTCATGAGCTTAGATGGTGGCAAGCTAAGTCAGATGAAACAAATTCGTGATCGCAACATCAATTTGGAATTAGTAGACCGGGTTAATGACTTGTCGCGCCAATTTGCAGTTGAAAAAATCACTCTTTCTAAATTAAAAGAAAAGATTGCTTTAGTATCACAAGCACCTACTTTCCCAATGTGGCTCCAGGTATTGGGAGCTGCTGTATTGTCTGCTACCTTGATGGTTTTGTTTATGGATAATTACGACTGGGTTGATTTCCCAGGTGCTGCCTTAGTAGGGGCTGTTGGTTTTTGGTCGTATTATGAGTTTAAAAAATATACTAAGATTCGTTTTTTATCAGAGCTAATTGCAGCAATGGTCATGGGGATCTTGGCAGTATTACTCAATCATTTTAATCCACAAATGATTACTGATAATATTTTGATCGGCGCTCTGATGACTTTAGTCCCAGGCTTGGCAATTACTAATGCTTTGCGAGATCTATTCATGGGAGATTTATTATCAGGGATTATGCGAATGTGCGAGGCTGTGTTAACCGCTTTAGCTTTAGGCGGTGGAGTTGCACTTGTACTTAAATTCATAGGAGTATAA